A window of Ovis canadensis isolate MfBH-ARS-UI-01 breed Bighorn chromosome X, ARS-UI_OviCan_v2, whole genome shotgun sequence contains these coding sequences:
- the LOC138930871 gene encoding histone H2B 1/2-like, whose amino-acid sequence MENGGAAVLEPSSDSHEEDVITIETSTSETEPSETEMVKAETSKPEPNDAEPKKAKQKTAKGRRCRRRHCRQGNFSSFATYFPRVLKQVHTGLSLSRESVNVLDSFVKDMFERIAEEAGRLAHSNKRCTIMTEDIQTSVRLLLPGELGKYATSEATKSVIRYHLCR is encoded by the coding sequence ATGGAGAATGGTGGCGCTGCCGTGTTGGAACCATCCTCTGACAGCCATGAGGAAGACGTGATCACCATAGAAACCAGCACCTCCGAAACTGAGCCCTCTGAAACGGAGATGGTGAAAGCAGAGACCTCGAAACCAGAGCCGAATGATGCGGAACCAAAAAAGGCGAAGCAGAAGACAGCTAAGGGCCGCCGTTGCCGTCGCCGCCACTGCCGTCAGGGCAATTTCTCAAGCTTTGCTACCTATTTCCCTAGGGTGCTGAAGCAAGTACATACAGGCCTGAGTCTTTCCCGTGAGTCCGTGAACGTCCTGGATTCGTTTGTGAAAGATATGTTCGAGCGGATTGCCGAAGAGGCCGGGCGCCTGGCCCACAGCAACAAGCGCTGCACCATCATGACCGAAGACATCCAGACATCTGTGCGTCTTCTGTTGCCTGGGGAGCTCGGCAAGTATGCCACGTCCGAGGCCACCAAGTCGGTCATCAGATACCACCTCTGCAGATGA